In Cicer arietinum cultivar CDC Frontier isolate Library 1 chromosome 7, Cicar.CDCFrontier_v2.0, whole genome shotgun sequence, a single window of DNA contains:
- the LOC101503338 gene encoding protein MID1-COMPLEMENTING ACTIVITY 1-like, producing MASSWEHFGEIANVAQLTGLDAVRLIGMIVKAANTARMHKKNCRQFAQHLKLIGNLLDQLKISELKKYPETREPLEQLEDALRRSYILVNSCQDRSYLYLLAMGWNIVYQFRKAQNEIDRYLRLVPLITLVDNTRVNARVRERLEVIEKDQCEYTLDDDDQKVQTVFLKPEPDKEDTVVLKKTLSCTYPNFSFTEALKKENEKLQLELQHSQANMDLNQCEFIQRLLDVTEVAAYSLPENLSPEHSHKKVEYSKDSYSDANGRKGHSSDEKHRNKSDPLSESKSSVSEKNLLSTKTSHHQEDWHTDLLACCSEPYLCVKTLFFPCGTLSKIATVASNRPISSAEACNELMAYSMVLSCCCYTCCIRRKLRKMMNIKGGYVDDFLSHLMCCCCSLVQEWREVEIRVLYGLEKTNTSPPTPQYMES from the exons ATGGCATCTTCATGGGAACATTTTGGGGAGATTGCAAATGTGGCCCAATTAACAGGCTTAGATGCCGTGAGATTAATCGGGATGATTGTTAAAGCTGCAAATACAGCGCGGATGCACAAGAAGAATTGCAGGCAGTTTGCACAGCATCTGAAATTGATTGGAAACTTACTGGATCAGCTGAAGATCTCGGAGCTTAAGAAGTACCCCGAAACTCGGGAGCCTCTAGAACAGCTAGAAGATGCTCTTAGAAGGTCTTACATTTTGGTCAATAGTTGTCAGGACCGCAGCTATCTTTATTTGCTGGCCATGGGATGGAACATTGTTTATCAATTTAGGAAGGCTCAGAATGAAATCGATAGATACTTGCGCCTTGTTCCTCTCATTACTCTAGTCGACAACACTCGAGTCAATGCTCGAGTCAGG GAGAGACTTGAAGTTATTGAAAAGGATCAATGTGAGTACACATTGGATGATGATGACCAAAAGGTTCAGACTGTTTTTTTGAAACCAGAACCTGACAAAGAGGACACAGTAGTGCTGAAGAAAACTCTTTCATGTACTTACCCAAATTTTTCTTTCACCGAAGCACTTAAAAAAGAAAACGAAAAGCTTCAACTAGAGCTACAACATTCACAAGCAAATATGGATTTAAATCAATGTGAATTCATTCAACGTTTACTAGATGTCACAGAAGTTGCTGCTTATTCTCTTCCAGAGAACTTATCACCTGAACATAGTCACAAGAAAGTAGAATACAGTAAAGACAGTTATTCTGATGCCAATGGCAGAAAAGGTCATTCTTCTGATGAAAAACACCGTAACAAAAGTGACCCTCTTTCAGAATCAAA ATCCTCAGTTTCAGAAAAGAATCTGCTTTCAACTAAAACTTCACATCATCAGGAAGATTGGCATACTGATTTACTTGCTTGTTGTTCAGAACCTTATCTTT GTGTAAAGACATTATTCTTTCCCTGTGGGACACTTTCAAAGATTGCTACTGTTGCATCCAACAGGCCAATAT CTTCTGCAGAAGCATGCAATGAATTGATGGCCTATTCGATGGTTTTATCATGCTGCTGCTATACTTGCTGCATAAGGAGGAAGCTTAGGAAGATGATGAACATAAAG GGAGGCTATGTTGATGATTTTCTTTCTCATCTGATGTGTTGCTGCTGTTCCCTTGTGCAAGAATGGAGAGAAGTGGAAATCCGTGTGCTATATG GTCTTGAGAAGACCAACACAAGCCCTCCAACTCCACAGTATATGGAATCTTAA
- the LOC101501742 gene encoding uncharacterized protein isoform X2, producing the protein MEKMPVLGSNASSSSSSPSTAIGSRFSTLNKSFKFALRSLLTSCSKEEFFKAFSSFTNTEKDFLHRLFLQVITSLHEDIEEDFDAICLNTQVGATLDAVEEIVEEQDLDLLFSNRSNIVDVAENLSMAKKNEIQHLMHMVQLGEEHNQRLRNQLQLLKEGSQVLSGGSHVVEKVRSMNLNYGANSSDEMHDV; encoded by the exons ATGGAGAAAATGCCTGTACTTGGTTCCAATGCAtcgtcttcatcatcatcacctTCTACTGCAATCGGATCTAGGTTCTCCACTTTGAACAAGTCCTTCAAGTTTGCTCTCCGTTCTTTGCTTACTTCATGTTCAAAGGAG gaATTTTTTAAAGCATTTTCAAGTTTTACCAACACTGAAAAAGATTTTCTCCATCGCCTATTTCTTCAG GTCATTACTTCTTTGCATGAAGACATAGAG GAAGACTTTGACGCAATCTGTCTCAATACACAG GTGGGAGCCACTCTTGATGCTGTAGAGGAAATTGTGGAAGAACAAGATCTGGATCTTTTGTTTTCAAATAG GAGTAACATAGTGGATGTTGCTGAGAATCTGTCTATGGCAAAGAAGAACGAAATCCAACACTTAATGCATATGGTGCAATTG GGAGAGGAACATAATCAAAGGCTCCGCAATCAACTGCAACTCCTTAAAGAAGGCAGTCAAGTCTTGTCTGGTGGTTCACATGTTGTGGAGAAG GTCAGAAGCATGAATTTAAATTATGGGGCCAACAGTAGTGATGAGATGCATGATGTATAA
- the LOC101500589 gene encoding GDSL esterase/lipase EXL3-like: protein MNSFFQMLLSLWPLVFFWCFVISIIIQNVSAMTLPNNETVPAVIVFGDSIVDSGNNNYITTLIKCDFPPYGRDFTDGNPTGRFSNGLVPSDIIAAKFGVKNFLPAYLDPNTQLQDLLSGVSFASGGAGYDPLTAELTSVISLSGQLDMFKEYIKKVEKAVGRNKRKIIVSKSIYIVCIGSDDIANTYAQTPFRNVQYDIPSYTDFMASEASKFLQELYGLGGRRIGVFNIPVIGCVPSQRTISGGMLRVCSDSSNQAAKLFNSKLYSKMRVLGKMYSDARFVYLDSYNPLMDIIQNPTKYGFNETEKGCCGTGNIEVGILCNPFSINTCSNPSDYVFWDSYHPTEKTYYVLSSLVLDNKIKDFF from the exons ATGAACTCATTTTTTCAAATGCTCCTTTCTCTATGGCCTCTAGTATTTTTTTGGTGTTTTGTCATATCCATCATCATACAAAATGTTTCTGCTATGACTCTACCAAACAATGAAACAGTGCCAGCAGTTATTGTATTTGGTGATTCTATAGTAGATTCAGGAAACAACAACTATATCACAACTCTTATCAAATGTGATTTTCCACCATATGGTAGAGATTTTACTGATGGAAATCCAACTGGGAGATTCAGCAATGGATTAGTCCCATCAGACATCATTG CTGCAAAATTTGGAGTCAAGAATTTTTTACCTGCTTATCTTGATCCTAATACACAACTTCAAGATCTTCTCAGTGGTGTAAGCTTTGCCTCAGGTGGTGCTGGATATGATCCTCTAACTGCAGAATTAACG TCTGTGATATCATTATCAGGTCAATTAGACATGTTCAAGGAGTACATAAAGAAGGTAGAAAAAGCAGTTGGAAGAAACAAAAGGAAAATAATAGTATCAAAGAGCATATATATAGTGTGCATAGGAAGTGATGACATTGCTAATACTTATGCTCAAACACCATTTAGGAATGTCCAATATGATATTCCATCATACACAGATTTCATGGCTTCAGAAGCCTCAAAATTCTTGCAG GAACTATATGGACTAGGAGGTAGAAGGATTGGAGTATTCAATATACCAGTTATAGGGTGTGTGCCATCACAAAGAACAATTAGTGGAGGCATGCTTAGAGTATGTTCAGATTCTTCCAACCAAGCAGCAAAACTCTTCAACTCTAAGCTCTACTCCAAAATGAGGGTACTTGGGAAAATGTATTCAGATGCTAGATTTGTATATCTTGATTCTTACAACCCTTTGATGGACATCATTCAAAATCCTACTAAATATG GTTTTAATGAGACAGAGAAAGGATGCTGTGGAACAGGGAATATAGAAGTTGGAATTTTGTGCAATCCATTCAGCATAAACACATGCTCAAATCCTTCAGATTATGTATTTTGGGATAGTTATCATCCTACAGAGAAGACTTATTATGTGCTTAGTTCACTTGTACTTGATAACAAAATCAAGGACTTCTTTTAA
- the LOC101501742 gene encoding uncharacterized protein isoform X1, with amino-acid sequence MEKMPVLGSNASSSSSSPSTAIGSRFSTLNKSFKFALRSLLTSCSKEEFFKAFSSFTNTEKDFLHRLFLQVITSLHEDIEEDFDAICLNTQVGATLDAVEEIVEEQDLDLLFSNRSNIVDVAENLSMAKKNEIQHLMHMVQLGEEHNQRLRNQLQLLKEGSQVLSGGSHVVEKQVRSMNLNYGANSSDEMHDV; translated from the exons ATGGAGAAAATGCCTGTACTTGGTTCCAATGCAtcgtcttcatcatcatcacctTCTACTGCAATCGGATCTAGGTTCTCCACTTTGAACAAGTCCTTCAAGTTTGCTCTCCGTTCTTTGCTTACTTCATGTTCAAAGGAG gaATTTTTTAAAGCATTTTCAAGTTTTACCAACACTGAAAAAGATTTTCTCCATCGCCTATTTCTTCAG GTCATTACTTCTTTGCATGAAGACATAGAG GAAGACTTTGACGCAATCTGTCTCAATACACAG GTGGGAGCCACTCTTGATGCTGTAGAGGAAATTGTGGAAGAACAAGATCTGGATCTTTTGTTTTCAAATAG GAGTAACATAGTGGATGTTGCTGAGAATCTGTCTATGGCAAAGAAGAACGAAATCCAACACTTAATGCATATGGTGCAATTG GGAGAGGAACATAATCAAAGGCTCCGCAATCAACTGCAACTCCTTAAAGAAGGCAGTCAAGTCTTGTCTGGTGGTTCACATGTTGTGGAGAAG CAGGTCAGAAGCATGAATTTAAATTATGGGGCCAACAGTAGTGATGAGATGCATGATGTATAA
- the LOC101501229 gene encoding F-box protein At4g35930 isoform X1 yields the protein MGKVTPKERNWKVGKGRKKLKSSGNKYLKPGTLAQLRCNKSLGSGSGVGRVCNEIEKKIEAVLFKEKSEVNDGKVFDKSPLMLSPVNLVKQSGLLGTPKTPRIEQCQSESRLESLPIDLLVKILCHLHHDQLRAVFHVSQRIRKAVIVARQFHFNYTTPDRSRQEMISTMTPRPSEHWPFMCRGDGKGVRIPSPHTPKAPRHGPRPPSRLKVSEMRQVTAVLFKETAFPSRCLVPSVIQKPQCKSLASNRVLFCEEDLCKAVAQNKLL from the exons ATGGGGAAAGTGACGCCGAAGGAGAGAAATTGGAAGGTTGGAAAAgggagaaaaaaattgaagagcTCAGGGAACAAGTATTTGAAACCTGGAACTCTTGCTCAGCTTCGGTGTAACAAGTCTTTAGGTTCGGGATCGGGTGTTGGTAGGGTTTGCaatgaaattgagaagaaaattGAGGCGGTTTTGTTTAAGGAGAAGAGTGAGGTTAATGACGGTAAAGTATTTGATAAAAGTCCTCTTATGCTTTCGCCAGTTAATTTGGTTAAACAGAGTGGTTTGCTGGGGACGCCGAAAACACCGAGAATTGAACAGTGTCAATCAGAATCAAGGCTTGAGTCTCTTCCCATTGATTTGTTG GTAAAAATACTATGCCACCTGCACCATGACCAACTGAGAGCTGTTTTCCATGTTTCGCAAAGAATTAGAAAAGCA GTTATTGTTGCAAGGCAGTTTCACTTCAATTATACTACCCCAGATCGCTCTCGGCAAGAGATGATAAGTACAATGACTCCCCGTCCATCTGAGCATTGGCCTTTTATGTG CAGGGGTGATGGGAAGGGAGTGAGGATTCCTAGCCCACATACACCTAAAGCACCTCGTCATGGGCCTCGACCTCCTTCTCGCCTAAAAGTTTCAGAGATGCGACAGGTTACAGCTGTTCTTTTCAAGGAAACAGCTTTCCCTTCTCGTTGCTTGGTGCCATCAGTTATACAAAAACCCCAATGCAAATCATTGGCTTCTAATAGAGTTCTTTTCTGTGAAGAAGATTTATGCAAGGCAGTTGCTCAGAATAAACTTCTCTGA
- the LOC101500902 gene encoding GDSL esterase/lipase EXL3-like gives MMKHSTLKSFYVYPFLVLLYPLVVTATPKPQYKNYSFPAVIAFGDSILDTGNNNYIETIVKANFKPYGRDFIGGKATGRFSNGRIPSDIFVEMLGIKDSMPPYLDPNLKIEDLLTGVCFASAGSGYDPLTIELASVLSTEDQLEMFKEYIGKLKEAVGENRTADIIAKSIHIISMGSNDVSGTYYLSPYRKHDYNIEIYTSLLVTAASKFVKDLYELGARRIGVFSLGPVGCVPLQRTVEGGLERDCVGKVNEGALIYNNKLLSSVVDLRKTLPDSRLVYLENYSELDDIIQNHNHYGFEVGDGSCCGIANVELGPLCSSFTLRVCEDTSKYVFWDSYHPTERAYKMLVTEVLKNRIDEFV, from the exons ATGATGAAGCATTCCACTCTCAAATCTTTTTATGTCTATCCTTTTCTAGTTTTGCTTTATCCATTAGTTGTGACAGCTACACCAAAACCTCAATATAAAAACTATTCATTTCCTGCTGTTATTGCATTTGGTGATTCAATCTTGGATACTGGTAACAACAACTATATCGAAACGATAGTGAAGGCGAATTTCAAACCATATGGGAGGGATTTTATCGGAGGAAAAGCGACAGGAAGATTTTCCAATGGAAGAATCCCTTCAGATATTTTTG TTGAAATGCTTGGTATTAAGGATTCCATGCCACCTTATCTTGATCCAAATTTGAAGATTGAAGACTTGTTAACTGGAGTGTGTTTTGCATCAGCTGGTTCAGGATATGATCCTCTTACAATTGAGCTAGCa tcaGTGTTGTCAACAGAGGATCAACTAGAAATGTTCAAAGAGTATATAGGAAAATTGAAGGAAGCTGTTGGAGAAAATAGAACAGCTGATATTATAGCAAAAAGTATACATATCATAAGCATGGGAAGCAATGATGTTTCAGGAACATATTATTTGTCACCATACAGGAAGCATGACTATAATATAGAAATTTATACAAGTTTGTTGGTCACTGCAGCTTCAAAATTTGTTAAG GATCTTTATGAATTGGGAGCAAGAAGGATTGGAGTATTTAGCTTAGGACCAGTAGGATGTGTGCCACTACAAAGAACAGTAGAAGGAGGACTAGAAAGGGATTGTGTAGGAAAAGTGAATGAAGGAGCATTGATCTACAACAACAAGCTTTTATCTTCAGTTGTGGATCTAAGAAAAACACTTCCAGATTCAAGGCTTGTCTACCTTGAAAATTATAGTGAATTGGATGACATTATCCAAAACCACAATCACTATG GATTTGAAGTGGGGGATGGTTCATGCTGTGGCATTGCAAATGTGGAACTTGGTCCTCTGTGTAGTTCTTTCACCTTAAGAGTGTGTGAAGATACCTCTAAATATGTGTTTTGGGACAGTTATCACCCCACAGAAAGAGCTTACAAAATGCTTGTCACAGAAGTCTTAAAAAACAGGATTGATgaatttgtttga
- the LOC101501229 gene encoding F-box protein At4g35930 isoform X2 yields the protein MGKVTPKERNWKVGKGRKKLKSSGNKYLKPGTLAQLRCNKSLGSGSGVGRVCNEIEKKIEAVLFKEKSEVNDGKVFDKSPLMLSPVNLVKQSGLLGTPKTPRIEQCQSESRLESLPIDLLVKILCHLHHDQLRAVFHVSQRIRKAVIVARQFHFNYTTPDRSRQEMISTMTPRPSEHWPFMWGDGKGVRIPSPHTPKAPRHGPRPPSRLKVSEMRQVTAVLFKETAFPSRCLVPSVIQKPQCKSLASNRVLFCEEDLCKAVAQNKLL from the exons ATGGGGAAAGTGACGCCGAAGGAGAGAAATTGGAAGGTTGGAAAAgggagaaaaaaattgaagagcTCAGGGAACAAGTATTTGAAACCTGGAACTCTTGCTCAGCTTCGGTGTAACAAGTCTTTAGGTTCGGGATCGGGTGTTGGTAGGGTTTGCaatgaaattgagaagaaaattGAGGCGGTTTTGTTTAAGGAGAAGAGTGAGGTTAATGACGGTAAAGTATTTGATAAAAGTCCTCTTATGCTTTCGCCAGTTAATTTGGTTAAACAGAGTGGTTTGCTGGGGACGCCGAAAACACCGAGAATTGAACAGTGTCAATCAGAATCAAGGCTTGAGTCTCTTCCCATTGATTTGTTG GTAAAAATACTATGCCACCTGCACCATGACCAACTGAGAGCTGTTTTCCATGTTTCGCAAAGAATTAGAAAAGCA GTTATTGTTGCAAGGCAGTTTCACTTCAATTATACTACCCCAGATCGCTCTCGGCAAGAGATGATAAGTACAATGACTCCCCGTCCATCTGAGCATTGGCCTTTTATGTG GGGTGATGGGAAGGGAGTGAGGATTCCTAGCCCACATACACCTAAAGCACCTCGTCATGGGCCTCGACCTCCTTCTCGCCTAAAAGTTTCAGAGATGCGACAGGTTACAGCTGTTCTTTTCAAGGAAACAGCTTTCCCTTCTCGTTGCTTGGTGCCATCAGTTATACAAAAACCCCAATGCAAATCATTGGCTTCTAATAGAGTTCTTTTCTGTGAAGAAGATTTATGCAAGGCAGTTGCTCAGAATAAACTTCTCTGA